The window TCGCAGGGGGCCAGGAAATAGTTCGCTTGCCAGCTGCCATTCGCCTGCTGTTGTTGCGCCAGCCAGCGGAACGCGTTGATGGCGAGGTCTTCTCGCCCGGCAATGCCCAGCGCCATGGCCGCTTCAGTATGATCCCACGGGTCCAGCTTGCCCTGGTCAAACCAGCGAATGGCGCCGTCCGCCTGCTGGCAGGAGGCGATATAGCTGGCCGCGCGTTGGAATTGCGGCAGTAACGGATGTTCGATATGTGCAAACATGGCTACTGCGCCCCCGGACCTTTTACGCCGTAGATCACAATGCTCTTGCCCAACAGTGGGTTGAGCAGTTTGTCGAGCGAGCGGGTGAGCCAGGGTGCGCGAAACAGGTCCCACACCAGAAACCGATGATACACTTGCACCGGCCAAAAGCGGTCGCCGCGATCCCAGAACAGGCACTTGAGCCACCAATAGGGAGCGTGCAGCGCGTGGGCGCCGTGTTCAAAAAATAACTGTATGCCGTGGCTGCGAAGATCGCGTTTAAGCGATGCGCGATTAAAAATACGAATATGTCCGCCAGCGACCTGGTGATAACGGGGTTCGAGCCACCAGCAAATACGTTCCGGCCAGGCTCTGGGTACGCTGACGCAGAGGGTGCCGCCAGGCTTTAATACACGGTTAATTTCGCGCAGCATGGCGTGATAATCGGGAATGTGCTCCAGCACCTCAGAGCAAATCAAATGGTCCACACTGGCGTCGGGTAACGGTAGCTTTAAGCCATCGCCACGTACGAACTGAATGCCTGCACGCTGGGATTCTGGCAGCGGAAAATCCGTTTTACGCTTGTTGGCGGTGGCGAGATCGATGGCGGAGATATCAATACCGATCAACGAAAGCTGCCCGCTGAGTTCGCCGAGAGGCGCACTAAAATACAAACCCAGGGTATGGCGGCCTTCGCCACAGCCGAGGTCGAGTACACAGTCGCCGGGTTTCAGGGGCAGTTTTTCCGGGCGAATGGTTAGCATGTGCTTGTGATCACCCGTTGATAGTATTGCGTGAGTTGCCGGGCGACGGCGTCCCAGCAAAAATGGGTTTCAATCCGCTGGCGGGCGCGTACGCCCAAGGCTTTGGCGTGGTCTGGCGAATCCAGCAAGTTGTGGATCGCCGCGGCGAGCGCCTCGGCATCACCGGCGGGTACGATAACCCCCGCGTCGCCAACCACCTCGGGCAGTGCGCCGCCATTGGTACTGACGACGGGTAATTCGCAGGCCATGGCTTCGCCGGCGGGCAGGCCAAAACCCTCGTACAGGGAAGGGCACACGGCGACGCTTGCTCGATTGTATTCCGCCGCCAGGTCCTCGCTGCTGATACCCGAGACAAAGCTGACGTGCGTCGCCAGTTCAAGTTCGTCGATCAATTTTCGGTTCGGGCTGTTGTCGCTCAGTTTGCCGATAATGCGCAGTTCAATTGCAGGCCATTGTTGTCGCAACCGGTTTAGTGCGAGCAGTAAATACCGCAAACCTTTTAACGGCTGATCTGACGACGCGGTGGTTATCAACCGCAGGGGCTGTTTTCGGATCGCAGCTAAGGGTTTGAACGTGTTTATGTCGATCCCATTGGTGATGACGGAGACCTCACCGCGCAATTGAAAATGCGTGGCAATGTCGCGCTGGGAACACTGGGATACGGTAACAATGTGCTCCAGGCCTCTCACCACCCGTTCCTGCATCCGCAAAAAACTGTACCAGCGTTTAACCAGCAGACGCATGCCCCAGTCGTTCTGTTCTGCCAATGCCAGCTCGCGGTCGCGATGAATGGGGTGATGAATGGTGGCCACGACCTTCGCCCCGCGATTTTGCAAATTCAGCAGGCCGTAACAGAGGCTCTGGTTATCGTGAATAATGTCGTAGTCGCCCGGGGAGAGGTACTTCTCGAGCCGCCGCCCGAATGTGTAGGGTTCGGCGAAGCCCCCGGTGAGCATGGTCCACCATTCATAGGTATCGCTAAAGGAGCGCAGGTGCTGCCAGCGCAGCGCGGTCACATGATTGTCGCAGGCATAGAGATCGAGGCTCGGTACCTTGATTAAACGAGCGCCGACCTCTAATTCCGGGTAAGGCGGCCCAGAGTACACATCCACCTGATGTCCCGCGCGAACCAGGGCGGCGGCGAGGTATTTGATGTAGATGCCCTGGCCACCCACATGCGGTGCACTGCGATACCCCAAAAGCGCTATTTTTAGCGACTTAGTGGGCGCTTCAAATACGGACGTGGGTTCGCGAGGTAATTCTGGGTGGGGGTGGGCTATGGTCATGGGGCGGCAGTCTGGCAAAACTGCTCCCGCTAGGCAAGCAGCGGGCGTAGAAACACTGTGGGTTTATACGCCCGCGGGGCTCAGAGGCTGCGAATGAACTCCTGCGGTTCAAAGCTGAGTGGCAGTTGACGTATCAGGTTGCCGTTACCATCAACTACAAGCAAGGTGGGAAACCCCTTCACCTGGTATTTCTGCTGCACTGTTTCGCCTGTTGCAGATTCAAACTCCACGCGGGTAAAAACGTATTTATTGCGAATAACCTCGACAACGGCGGGATCCGATAGCACCTGTTGGTCCAGCTTGCGGCAACTGGGGCACCAGATAGCGGCTAAATCCAGTAGTACCGGTTTGTCGGATGCACGTGATGCAGACAGCGCCTCTTCCAATGTCAGCTTTTCCAGCGGAACCGCTGCCAGTGCGCGTTCACCGAGTGCGGTTTGCAAGTACTGGTGGCCAAAGTAAATGATCAGCGCCAAAATGCCGTACACGAGTAACGTGCGCCAGGTGGATTGCGCGGAGTGGCGCGCGGGCGTGGCCGCAGATGACTTTTCCAAGAGAGGGCTCCTTGCTCAGTGGGCGCCAGATTTTACGAACGCTGGCCCGCAGAGACAATAACAACTATTACCGTTGACATCCTATACGTGGTGGATCGGCCTAATAGAGTATCTGCGCGAGAAAAACGCAGTGCGATGTCTGATGTTAAATCGGAGAAATTGGACAGGAGGTGGGTGGCAAGGTTCAACGCTTCGCTTTCAGGGAGTTGACGATTGGTCAAGGGTTGTTAAACGCATGCCACCCGAGGAGAGTGTTCAGTGGTTGCCAATATGGCCCGCACGTTTTTCGCAAAAGGTCAGAATGCCCGCTGCGCTAAGTCCGAGGACAATAATTAACGCTGTGCTGGCGAACATGGCGAGCCCGCCAATAGTTACCGCTTCATTCATGATTGTAGTCTCCACACCAAGATTTGATGGGCTTAGGTTACTCCTTGCTGCGGTGTGACGATTG of the Teredinibacter turnerae T7901 genome contains:
- a CDS encoding class I SAM-dependent methyltransferase codes for the protein MLTIRPEKLPLKPGDCVLDLGCGEGRHTLGLYFSAPLGELSGQLSLIGIDISAIDLATANKRKTDFPLPESQRAGIQFVRGDGLKLPLPDASVDHLICSEVLEHIPDYHAMLREINRVLKPGGTLCVSVPRAWPERICWWLEPRYHQVAGGHIRIFNRASLKRDLRSHGIQLFFEHGAHALHAPYWWLKCLFWDRGDRFWPVQVYHRFLVWDLFRAPWLTRSLDKLLNPLLGKSIVIYGVKGPGAQ
- a CDS encoding glycosyltransferase family 4 protein; protein product: MTIAHPHPELPREPTSVFEAPTKSLKIALLGYRSAPHVGGQGIYIKYLAAALVRAGHQVDVYSGPPYPELEVGARLIKVPSLDLYACDNHVTALRWQHLRSFSDTYEWWTMLTGGFAEPYTFGRRLEKYLSPGDYDIIHDNQSLCYGLLNLQNRGAKVVATIHHPIHRDRELALAEQNDWGMRLLVKRWYSFLRMQERVVRGLEHIVTVSQCSQRDIATHFQLRGEVSVITNGIDINTFKPLAAIRKQPLRLITTASSDQPLKGLRYLLLALNRLRQQWPAIELRIIGKLSDNSPNRKLIDELELATHVSFVSGISSEDLAAEYNRASVAVCPSLYEGFGLPAGEAMACELPVVSTNGGALPEVVGDAGVIVPAGDAEALAAAIHNLLDSPDHAKALGVRARQRIETHFCWDAVARQLTQYYQRVITSTC
- a CDS encoding thioredoxin family protein, with product MEKSSAATPARHSAQSTWRTLLVYGILALIIYFGHQYLQTALGERALAAVPLEKLTLEEALSASRASDKPVLLDLAAIWCPSCRKLDQQVLSDPAVVEVIRNKYVFTRVEFESATGETVQQKYQVKGFPTLLVVDGNGNLIRQLPLSFEPQEFIRSL